A single genomic interval of Geotrypetes seraphini chromosome 1, aGeoSer1.1, whole genome shotgun sequence harbors:
- the LOC117357889 gene encoding gem-associated protein 8-like, with protein sequence MADWDTESDKESRRKPLSTLLEWEPGRRGSSAGEKQQTAAEFFPRELEEPCGRGIACEFWRSQEQGLVPLCFRLDNSFIGTVIERRIVSVLGNKSSRVTLEGRNAGLVPNSRHQSLKGHSANQQDSECDNESESEEQRIECDMSNMEITEELRQYFAQTEQHREELRKQQELEAEHNRCVEADHDLCTANGRSARPPMERPGERRVAEMKKLYGEDAAKIQAMETAMQLNFDRNCDKTQPKYWPVIPMKL encoded by the exons ATGGCGGACTGGGATACAGAGAGCGATAAGGAGTCTCGGAGGAAGCCGCTGTCCACACTCCTTGAgtgggagcccgggcgccgaggGTCCTCCGCAGGGGAGAAACAGCAAACAGCGGCAGAGTTCTTCCCGAGAGAACTGGAAGAGCCGTGTGGCCGAGGCATTGCCTGCGAGTTTTGGAGGAGCCAAGAACAGGGCTTGGTGCCACTCTGCTTCCGCCTGGATAATTCATTCATTGGGACTGTGATAG AAAGGAGGATTGTTTCAGTTCTTGGAAACAAGAGCTCCAGGGTGACCCTCGAGGGGAGGAATGCGGGCCTAGTGCCTAACTCTCG GCATCAGAGCTTAAAAGGCCACTCAGCTAACCAACAGGATTCTGAATGCGATAATGAATCTGAGTCTGAGGAACAAAGGATAGAATGTGATATGAGCAACATGGAGATAACTGAAGAGCTTCGTCAGTACTTTGCACAGACAGAACAGCATAGAGAGGAGCTAAGGAAACAGCAAGAGCTGGAAGCAGAGCACAATAGATGTGTGGAAGCCGATCATGATCTTTGCACAGCCAATGGGAGATCAGCTCGGCCCCCAATGGAGAGACCCGGAGAGAGGAGAGTAGCTGAGATGAAGAAACTCTATGGCGAAGATGCTGCAAAAATCCAGGCAATGGAAACAGCCATGCAGCTGAACTTTGACAGGAACTGTGACAAAACACAGCCAAAATACTGGCCTGTTATTCCTATGAAACTGTAA